One Numida meleagris isolate 19003 breed g44 Domestic line chromosome 6, NumMel1.0, whole genome shotgun sequence genomic region harbors:
- the TRMT5 gene encoding tRNA (guanine(37)-N1)-methyltransferase isoform X3 codes for MRTLWRLGYSARLLKSNHYRTAASNTSSPAVWMLLAQHSGRIPGFFAVVQKKRFFAMPETGQDNTNPELYSPHPEVRGMTLLNREAFKRTVVVPVLKVKKEIVHTLLKSLKHTVLQRPGLKRVVEDPEDEDSKLVILDPHKIPEFSLGESEKEVLKQLHIRPEVSKYNLELTYENFKSEEILRAVLPEGQDVTSGFSRVGHIAHVNLRDHQLPYRHLIGQVIVDKNPGITCVVNKTNIIDSTYRNFQMEVLAGESNLVTKVKENNLTYELDFAKVYWNPRLSTEHGRIVELLKPGDVLFDVFAGIGPFAIPAAKKKCVVFANDLNPESYSWLLHNCKLNKVDNKIKAFNMDGRDFLLGPVREELRKELTLVKEQKAAFHIVMNLPALAIEFLDVFRHLLVGEPCSAAVLPTVHCYGFSKHEDPARDIQERAEASLGASLQGRCSTYLVRNVAPNKEMLCITFQIPADVLYKRPCPAGENPASKRLRTGKDFTEEDFQS; via the exons ATGAG GACATTATGGAGACTTGGATACTCTGCCAGACTACTGAAAAGTAATCATTATAGGACAGCTGCATCAAATACATCATCTCCAGCAGTTTGGATGCTATTGGCGCAGCATTCTGGCAGAATACCTGGGTTCTTTGCAGTAgttcagaaaaagagatttttcgCAATGCCTGAGACAGGGCAGGATAACACTAACCCAGAACTGTATTCGCCGCATCCTGAAGTGCGTGGGATGACGCTGCTCAACCGAGAGGCTTTTAAAAGGACGGTTGTCGTTCCAGTTCttaaagtaaagaaagaaattgtcCATACTTTGCTGAAGTCCCTAAAACATACAGTACTGCAGCGTCCCGGGCTGAAGCGAGTGGTTGAGGATCCAGAAGATGAGGACAGTAAACTTGTTATATTGGATCCTCACAAAATACCAGAATTCTCATTGGGAGAGTCAGAGAAAGAGGTATTAAAACAGCTTCACATTAGACCTGAGGTGTCCAAGTATAACTTGGAGCTGACTTATGAGAATTTCAAGTCGGAGGAGATCCTGCGAGCAGTCCTTCCTGAAGGCCAAGATGTCACCTCTGGTTTCAGCCGTGTTGGTCACATTGCTCATGTGAATCTTAGAGACCATCAGCTGCCTTACAGACATTTGATCG GCCAGGTTATAGTTGACAAGAATCCAGGAATCACCTGTGTGGTGAATAAAACCAATATTATTGACAGCACATacagaaattttcaaatggaagtgCTTGCAGGAGAGAGCAACCTGGTAACCAAG gtcaaagaaaataatttgacatATGAACTGGACTTTGCTAAAGTCTACTGGAACCCCCGTCTATCCACAGAGCATGGCCGTATTGTTGAGCTTTTAAAGCCCGGTGACGTCCTTTTCGATGTCTTTGCTGGGATTGGACCTTTTGCTATtccagcagcaaagaaaaagtgcGTTGTATTTGCAAATGATCTCAATCCCGAATCCTACAGCTGGCTTCTGCATAACTGCAAGCTGAACAAAGTAGACAACAAGATAAAAGCATTCAACATGGATGGCAGGGACTTCCTCCTGGGGCCAGTGAGAGAAGAGCTAAGGAAAGAGCTGACACTTGTAAAAGAGCAGAAGGCCGCTTTTCATATCGTCATGAACTTGCCAGCTTTGGCTATTGAATTTCTAGATGTTTTCAGGCATCTCTTAGTCGGAGAGCCCTGCAGCGCTGCTGTCCTCCCCACAGTGCACTGCTATGGTTTCTCCAAACACGAAGACCCAGCCAGAGACATCCAGGAACGGGCTGAGGCTTCGCTGGGAGCCTCCCTACAGGGACGCTGCTCTACTTACCTGGTTAGAAATGTTGCTCCAAACAAGGAGATGCTGTGCATAACTTTCCAGATTCCAGCGGACGTGCTGTACAAGAGGCCCTGCCCTGCTGGAG AGAATCCAGCCTCTAAGCGTCTGCGTACCGGCAAAGATTTTACTGAAGAAGACTTTCAGAGTTGA
- the TRMT5 gene encoding tRNA (guanine(37)-N1)-methyltransferase isoform X1 — MLSVFSQRCCRNDFQLGPAWWMLNRGLCWTLWRLGYSARLLKSNHYRTAASNTSSPAVWMLLAQHSGRIPGFFAVVQKKRFFAMPETGQDNTNPELYSPHPEVRGMTLLNREAFKRTVVVPVLKVKKEIVHTLLKSLKHTVLQRPGLKRVVEDPEDEDSKLVILDPHKIPEFSLGESEKEVLKQLHIRPEVSKYNLELTYENFKSEEILRAVLPEGQDVTSGFSRVGHIAHVNLRDHQLPYRHLIGQVIVDKNPGITCVVNKTNIIDSTYRNFQMEVLAGESNLVTKVKENNLTYELDFAKVYWNPRLSTEHGRIVELLKPGDVLFDVFAGIGPFAIPAAKKKCVVFANDLNPESYSWLLHNCKLNKVDNKIKAFNMDGRDFLLGPVREELRKELTLVKEQKAAFHIVMNLPALAIEFLDVFRHLLVGEPCSAAVLPTVHCYGFSKHEDPARDIQERAEASLGASLQGRCSTYLVRNVAPNKEMLCITFQIPADVLYKRPCPAGENPASKRLRTGKDFTEEDFQS, encoded by the exons ATGCTGTCGGTCTTCTCGCAACGGTGCTGCCGTAATGACTTCCAACTGGGCCCAGCGTGGTGGATGTTAAATCGTGGGCTTTGCTG GACATTATGGAGACTTGGATACTCTGCCAGACTACTGAAAAGTAATCATTATAGGACAGCTGCATCAAATACATCATCTCCAGCAGTTTGGATGCTATTGGCGCAGCATTCTGGCAGAATACCTGGGTTCTTTGCAGTAgttcagaaaaagagatttttcgCAATGCCTGAGACAGGGCAGGATAACACTAACCCAGAACTGTATTCGCCGCATCCTGAAGTGCGTGGGATGACGCTGCTCAACCGAGAGGCTTTTAAAAGGACGGTTGTCGTTCCAGTTCttaaagtaaagaaagaaattgtcCATACTTTGCTGAAGTCCCTAAAACATACAGTACTGCAGCGTCCCGGGCTGAAGCGAGTGGTTGAGGATCCAGAAGATGAGGACAGTAAACTTGTTATATTGGATCCTCACAAAATACCAGAATTCTCATTGGGAGAGTCAGAGAAAGAGGTATTAAAACAGCTTCACATTAGACCTGAGGTGTCCAAGTATAACTTGGAGCTGACTTATGAGAATTTCAAGTCGGAGGAGATCCTGCGAGCAGTCCTTCCTGAAGGCCAAGATGTCACCTCTGGTTTCAGCCGTGTTGGTCACATTGCTCATGTGAATCTTAGAGACCATCAGCTGCCTTACAGACATTTGATCG GCCAGGTTATAGTTGACAAGAATCCAGGAATCACCTGTGTGGTGAATAAAACCAATATTATTGACAGCACATacagaaattttcaaatggaagtgCTTGCAGGAGAGAGCAACCTGGTAACCAAG gtcaaagaaaataatttgacatATGAACTGGACTTTGCTAAAGTCTACTGGAACCCCCGTCTATCCACAGAGCATGGCCGTATTGTTGAGCTTTTAAAGCCCGGTGACGTCCTTTTCGATGTCTTTGCTGGGATTGGACCTTTTGCTATtccagcagcaaagaaaaagtgcGTTGTATTTGCAAATGATCTCAATCCCGAATCCTACAGCTGGCTTCTGCATAACTGCAAGCTGAACAAAGTAGACAACAAGATAAAAGCATTCAACATGGATGGCAGGGACTTCCTCCTGGGGCCAGTGAGAGAAGAGCTAAGGAAAGAGCTGACACTTGTAAAAGAGCAGAAGGCCGCTTTTCATATCGTCATGAACTTGCCAGCTTTGGCTATTGAATTTCTAGATGTTTTCAGGCATCTCTTAGTCGGAGAGCCCTGCAGCGCTGCTGTCCTCCCCACAGTGCACTGCTATGGTTTCTCCAAACACGAAGACCCAGCCAGAGACATCCAGGAACGGGCTGAGGCTTCGCTGGGAGCCTCCCTACAGGGACGCTGCTCTACTTACCTGGTTAGAAATGTTGCTCCAAACAAGGAGATGCTGTGCATAACTTTCCAGATTCCAGCGGACGTGCTGTACAAGAGGCCCTGCCCTGCTGGAG AGAATCCAGCCTCTAAGCGTCTGCGTACCGGCAAAGATTTTACTGAAGAAGACTTTCAGAGTTGA
- the TRMT5 gene encoding tRNA (guanine(37)-N1)-methyltransferase isoform X2 has protein sequence MCPRGGAGSAVQEQGQDTGMAPVLRTLWRLGYSARLLKSNHYRTAASNTSSPAVWMLLAQHSGRIPGFFAVVQKKRFFAMPETGQDNTNPELYSPHPEVRGMTLLNREAFKRTVVVPVLKVKKEIVHTLLKSLKHTVLQRPGLKRVVEDPEDEDSKLVILDPHKIPEFSLGESEKEVLKQLHIRPEVSKYNLELTYENFKSEEILRAVLPEGQDVTSGFSRVGHIAHVNLRDHQLPYRHLIGQVIVDKNPGITCVVNKTNIIDSTYRNFQMEVLAGESNLVTKVKENNLTYELDFAKVYWNPRLSTEHGRIVELLKPGDVLFDVFAGIGPFAIPAAKKKCVVFANDLNPESYSWLLHNCKLNKVDNKIKAFNMDGRDFLLGPVREELRKELTLVKEQKAAFHIVMNLPALAIEFLDVFRHLLVGEPCSAAVLPTVHCYGFSKHEDPARDIQERAEASLGASLQGRCSTYLVRNVAPNKEMLCITFQIPADVLYKRPCPAGENPASKRLRTGKDFTEEDFQS, from the exons ATGTGCCCCAGGGGAGGAGCAGGGtctgcagtgcaggagcagggccAGGACACGGGCATGGCTCCAGTTCTGAg GACATTATGGAGACTTGGATACTCTGCCAGACTACTGAAAAGTAATCATTATAGGACAGCTGCATCAAATACATCATCTCCAGCAGTTTGGATGCTATTGGCGCAGCATTCTGGCAGAATACCTGGGTTCTTTGCAGTAgttcagaaaaagagatttttcgCAATGCCTGAGACAGGGCAGGATAACACTAACCCAGAACTGTATTCGCCGCATCCTGAAGTGCGTGGGATGACGCTGCTCAACCGAGAGGCTTTTAAAAGGACGGTTGTCGTTCCAGTTCttaaagtaaagaaagaaattgtcCATACTTTGCTGAAGTCCCTAAAACATACAGTACTGCAGCGTCCCGGGCTGAAGCGAGTGGTTGAGGATCCAGAAGATGAGGACAGTAAACTTGTTATATTGGATCCTCACAAAATACCAGAATTCTCATTGGGAGAGTCAGAGAAAGAGGTATTAAAACAGCTTCACATTAGACCTGAGGTGTCCAAGTATAACTTGGAGCTGACTTATGAGAATTTCAAGTCGGAGGAGATCCTGCGAGCAGTCCTTCCTGAAGGCCAAGATGTCACCTCTGGTTTCAGCCGTGTTGGTCACATTGCTCATGTGAATCTTAGAGACCATCAGCTGCCTTACAGACATTTGATCG GCCAGGTTATAGTTGACAAGAATCCAGGAATCACCTGTGTGGTGAATAAAACCAATATTATTGACAGCACATacagaaattttcaaatggaagtgCTTGCAGGAGAGAGCAACCTGGTAACCAAG gtcaaagaaaataatttgacatATGAACTGGACTTTGCTAAAGTCTACTGGAACCCCCGTCTATCCACAGAGCATGGCCGTATTGTTGAGCTTTTAAAGCCCGGTGACGTCCTTTTCGATGTCTTTGCTGGGATTGGACCTTTTGCTATtccagcagcaaagaaaaagtgcGTTGTATTTGCAAATGATCTCAATCCCGAATCCTACAGCTGGCTTCTGCATAACTGCAAGCTGAACAAAGTAGACAACAAGATAAAAGCATTCAACATGGATGGCAGGGACTTCCTCCTGGGGCCAGTGAGAGAAGAGCTAAGGAAAGAGCTGACACTTGTAAAAGAGCAGAAGGCCGCTTTTCATATCGTCATGAACTTGCCAGCTTTGGCTATTGAATTTCTAGATGTTTTCAGGCATCTCTTAGTCGGAGAGCCCTGCAGCGCTGCTGTCCTCCCCACAGTGCACTGCTATGGTTTCTCCAAACACGAAGACCCAGCCAGAGACATCCAGGAACGGGCTGAGGCTTCGCTGGGAGCCTCCCTACAGGGACGCTGCTCTACTTACCTGGTTAGAAATGTTGCTCCAAACAAGGAGATGCTGTGCATAACTTTCCAGATTCCAGCGGACGTGCTGTACAAGAGGCCCTGCCCTGCTGGAG AGAATCCAGCCTCTAAGCGTCTGCGTACCGGCAAAGATTTTACTGAAGAAGACTTTCAGAGTTGA
- the TRMT5 gene encoding tRNA (guanine(37)-N1)-methyltransferase isoform X4 produces MLLAQHSGRIPGFFAVVQKKRFFAMPETGQDNTNPELYSPHPEVRGMTLLNREAFKRTVVVPVLKVKKEIVHTLLKSLKHTVLQRPGLKRVVEDPEDEDSKLVILDPHKIPEFSLGESEKEVLKQLHIRPEVSKYNLELTYENFKSEEILRAVLPEGQDVTSGFSRVGHIAHVNLRDHQLPYRHLIGQVIVDKNPGITCVVNKTNIIDSTYRNFQMEVLAGESNLVTKVKENNLTYELDFAKVYWNPRLSTEHGRIVELLKPGDVLFDVFAGIGPFAIPAAKKKCVVFANDLNPESYSWLLHNCKLNKVDNKIKAFNMDGRDFLLGPVREELRKELTLVKEQKAAFHIVMNLPALAIEFLDVFRHLLVGEPCSAAVLPTVHCYGFSKHEDPARDIQERAEASLGASLQGRCSTYLVRNVAPNKEMLCITFQIPADVLYKRPCPAGENPASKRLRTGKDFTEEDFQS; encoded by the exons ATGCTATTGGCGCAGCATTCTGGCAGAATACCTGGGTTCTTTGCAGTAgttcagaaaaagagatttttcgCAATGCCTGAGACAGGGCAGGATAACACTAACCCAGAACTGTATTCGCCGCATCCTGAAGTGCGTGGGATGACGCTGCTCAACCGAGAGGCTTTTAAAAGGACGGTTGTCGTTCCAGTTCttaaagtaaagaaagaaattgtcCATACTTTGCTGAAGTCCCTAAAACATACAGTACTGCAGCGTCCCGGGCTGAAGCGAGTGGTTGAGGATCCAGAAGATGAGGACAGTAAACTTGTTATATTGGATCCTCACAAAATACCAGAATTCTCATTGGGAGAGTCAGAGAAAGAGGTATTAAAACAGCTTCACATTAGACCTGAGGTGTCCAAGTATAACTTGGAGCTGACTTATGAGAATTTCAAGTCGGAGGAGATCCTGCGAGCAGTCCTTCCTGAAGGCCAAGATGTCACCTCTGGTTTCAGCCGTGTTGGTCACATTGCTCATGTGAATCTTAGAGACCATCAGCTGCCTTACAGACATTTGATCG GCCAGGTTATAGTTGACAAGAATCCAGGAATCACCTGTGTGGTGAATAAAACCAATATTATTGACAGCACATacagaaattttcaaatggaagtgCTTGCAGGAGAGAGCAACCTGGTAACCAAG gtcaaagaaaataatttgacatATGAACTGGACTTTGCTAAAGTCTACTGGAACCCCCGTCTATCCACAGAGCATGGCCGTATTGTTGAGCTTTTAAAGCCCGGTGACGTCCTTTTCGATGTCTTTGCTGGGATTGGACCTTTTGCTATtccagcagcaaagaaaaagtgcGTTGTATTTGCAAATGATCTCAATCCCGAATCCTACAGCTGGCTTCTGCATAACTGCAAGCTGAACAAAGTAGACAACAAGATAAAAGCATTCAACATGGATGGCAGGGACTTCCTCCTGGGGCCAGTGAGAGAAGAGCTAAGGAAAGAGCTGACACTTGTAAAAGAGCAGAAGGCCGCTTTTCATATCGTCATGAACTTGCCAGCTTTGGCTATTGAATTTCTAGATGTTTTCAGGCATCTCTTAGTCGGAGAGCCCTGCAGCGCTGCTGTCCTCCCCACAGTGCACTGCTATGGTTTCTCCAAACACGAAGACCCAGCCAGAGACATCCAGGAACGGGCTGAGGCTTCGCTGGGAGCCTCCCTACAGGGACGCTGCTCTACTTACCTGGTTAGAAATGTTGCTCCAAACAAGGAGATGCTGTGCATAACTTTCCAGATTCCAGCGGACGTGCTGTACAAGAGGCCCTGCCCTGCTGGAG AGAATCCAGCCTCTAAGCGTCTGCGTACCGGCAAAGATTTTACTGAAGAAGACTTTCAGAGTTGA